The Epilithonimonas zeae genome contains the following window.
ATGCACAGTTGCAATCGCATATTAATATGGGAAAAAATACGGGAATAACTGAAAATCAATTAGCTCAATTGGCTGATTTGGTTCAGGAGTCTGTCAACAAAACTCAGGCAAACACAGTCCGAAAAATCATTGGAAAACCGCTTGTTCCGATTATTAAAAGTGATATCATGATTCGGATTTCTGAAATTGAAATTGTACCCGAATTTTTGGAAGAATACAAATCAATTCTGAAAGAAGAAGCTTCAGCTTCGGTAAAATTAGAGAAAGGCGTGATTGCCATTTTCCCGATGTTTCAGCAGAAAAATCCGACTCAAATCAGAATTGTAGAAATCTATGCGGATAAAGATGCGTATCAGTTTCATTTGCAGACGCCACATTTTCAACATTACAAAACCTCGACTTTGAAGATGGTAAAATCATTAAATCTAGTTGATATGGAAAGTCTTGATAAGGAAACGATGTCATTAATATTTGATAAAATAAAATAATTAAAAATGAGTACAAAAGTAAACGCTAACTAATTCTAATGTTTTTAAAGTGGTGATTTTTTCATCACTTTTTTTGTTTCTGAAGTTTTGATTATTCACAGTGATTTTTATCACAATATTTTATTCTGACTTTGTCAATCTATTTTATATATCTTTGCGCCAATCTGGTGAGCTGTAAAAAGCGCTTAATAGGGAATCCGGTGAAAATCCGGAGCAGACCCGCTACTGTAAGCTTCACACAAAGGTTTTTGAAAATTATATCCACTGTCGCAAGATGGGAAGGATTTCAAAAATGAAGTAAGTCAGGAGACCTGCCAGAAATTATAAATATTTGACGCTTTCGTGGAATAAAGCTTAGTCAACAATGATTTTGTGTAGCATAAACTGTGCATTATCCTTGCTTTCTTACCTCCATTAGCGTCATCATTATTCGATATGAGCTAATGGTGACACGATTTACTTTTCGGTTTTATAAAACTGCTGTTGCGATATTTGTGACAGCTTCTTCGCTATGTTTTTCCCAGTCAAAAAAAGATTCGGTTAAGGAAACAGAGATTCAAAAAGTCAATGTTTACAAAAAGAATTTCAAAGAGATTCTTCCGGCTCAGACGCTTTCAGGCGAACAATTAGAGAGACTAAACAGTGAATCCGTTGCAGATGCATTGCGATACTTTTCTGGTGTTCAAATCAAAGATTACGGAGGAATTGGCGGACTCAAAACCATCAATATCCGAAGTATGGGAAGCCAGCACGTTGGAGTTTTCTATGACGGAATTCAACTCGGAAATGCTCAAAACGGATTGGTTGATTTAGGTCGGTTTTCTTTGGATGATATTGAGGAAATCTCGCTTTATAACGGGCAGAAATCTGAGATTTTCCAGCCTGCAAAGGATTTTGGTTCGTCAGGTTCAATTTATCTTCAACCGAAAACACCGAGTTTTAAATTTAATAAAAAAACAAATCTCGTTCTGAGGTTGAAGAACAGTTCTATCGATTTGTTCAATCCGTCTTTCCGTTTAGAGCAGAAGATTTCGGAGAGAGTTTCGGCGAGTTTCAGTTCAGAATTTTGGCAGAGCGACGGGATTTATCGTTTTCGTTATCATAAAAAATATCCTGATGGCGAAAGAGCTTACGACACAATTGCAAAACGTTTCGATTCTGATATCAAAGCCAAACGATTCGAAACCAGTCTCCACGGAAACCAGAATAATGGAAGCTGGAACATCCGAGGTTACGGTTATCTATCCAATCGTGGAATTCCAGGAGCGATTGTTAACAATAGATTTGGAGCAAGAGGACAGCGGATGATTGATGAAAATTATTTTGTTCAGGCTAATTTCAGAAAGAAGTTGTTTCCAAAACTAGAAACACAATTCAAAGGTAAGTTTGCCTATGATTACACAAATTATATTGATACTGTTTCATCCATAAAAATCAAAAATCAATATATCCAGAGAGAGGTTTATTTGTCTTCATCTAATATTTATTCCATTACACCAAAATGGGATTTCAGTGCTAATTTTGATTTTCAATATAACAATCTGGATGCTTTTGGAACAGGGATTTATAATTTTTCTTTTCCGACTCGTTACACTTCCTTAGCTGCTTTTGCAACCACTTATGAGTTTAATCGGTTTAAATTTTTAGGAAGTCTTTTGGGAACTTTCGTTCACGAAGATGTTGAGATGAATGCCAAATCTCCCGATAAAAACGAATGGACACCGGCTGCTTTTTTAAGCTATCAACTTTCTAATGACTTTACGCTGAGAGCATTTTATAAAAGAATGTTTAGGATGCCGACATTCAACGATTTGTATTACACCAATATCGGAAATACATTTTTGAAACCGGAATTCACAAACCAATATAACGTTGGCTTCACTTATCAGAAATTTTATAAAAATCAAACCTTCCAATCTTTCTATGCAAAGGTTGATACTTATTTCAATAAAGTTCAGGATAAAATTGTTGCTGCGCCTAATGGAAGTATGTTCCGCTGGACGATGTACAATTTGGGAGAAGTTGAGATTATCGGAACCGATGTTAATCTGCAAGCAGAATTACAGTTTGGAAATGTAAAAATCAAACCCTTGCTGAGTTATACTTATCAGAGTGCCAGAGATTTTTCTGATAGAGCAGACCCTTATTTTGGCGACCAGATTCCTTATACGCCTTGGCATTCAGGAACTTTTACACTGATGTCAGATTACAAAGATTGGTCGTTCAATTACAGTTTTATGTATGTCGGTGAGCGCTATGATGTGAGCCAGAACAATATCGCTTTTAACTACATTCAACCTTGGTACACACACGATTTATCGATTCAGAAAAAAATCAATTGGAAGAATTATCAGTTCAAAGCAAGCTTGGAAGTGAACAACATTTTCAATCAATTCTATGAAGTGGTTTTGAGTTATCCAATGCCGGGGCGAAATTTTAAACTCATTGTAAGTTTCACATTATGAGAAAACTAAATCTAATTTTAATGGCTTTTGCATTCATTACTTTAATGTCTTGCAGAACGGACGATATCATCATTCGTGAGGAAGTTGAAGAAGGTCTTGCTCAACCGGAAAATACCGCTATCAAAGGGTTTTATCTTTTGAACGAAGGCAATATGGGAACGAACAAGGCGACTTTGGATTTCTTCGATTACACGACAGGAACTTATCATAGAAATATCTATTCCGAGATTAATCCAAATGTTGTAAAAGAATTGGGCGACGTTGGCAACGACATCAAAATTTATGGAAGTAAGATGTACGCTGTCATTAATGTTTCTAATAAAATTGAAGTTCTGGAAGCCAAAACTGCTAAAAGAATCAAAACCATCAATCTTGAAAACTGCCGTTATGTGACTTTCAAAGACGGGAAAGTTTATGCTTCAAGTTACGCCGGCCCGGTTGTTCTCGACCCCAATGCACCGCTTGGAAAAATTGCTGAGATTGATACGGTTTCGCTTTCCATAAAACGTGAAGTTGTCGTTGGTTATCAGCCGGAGGAAATGACGATTGTCGGGAATAATCTTTACGTTGCCAATTCCGGAGGTTACCGATTTCCAAATTATGACAAAACCGTTTCCGTCGTTGATTTGAACACATTTACCGAGACCAAAAAAATCGATGTTGCGATTAATCTTCATCACATTACAAAGGACGATGACGGCGATTTGTATGTGAGTTCCAGAGGCGATTATTACAACGTTCCATCCAGTTTATTTTTGGTCGATTCCAAAACCGGAACTGTGAAAAAAGACTTTCACATTGCGGTCAGCGAGATGACGATTGTGAACGGCAAACTCTATTATTACGGCAACGAATTCAATTACAACACGCATTCCTACACCAAATCTTTTGGAATCATTGATGTAAAAACCGAGCAAATCATCTCAAACAAAATCATCGACCAGGAATATGTAGATGCGATAAAAACACCTTACGGAATTGCCGTCAATCCAATCACAGAAGACATTTATATGACCGATGCAAGGAATTATGTTTCCACAGGATTCGTCTATTGCTTTGATAAAAACGGAAAATTCAAATGGAAAACTGAAGGCGGAAATATTCCTGCACACTTTGTTTTTCTCTATAAATAAATTGATATGAAAATGAAAAATTACTTTCTAAAATTTACTTTGCTGTCATTAATTACAATCGGAATGATTGCCTGTAAAAACGATGACGACGAAAATACGTTTAGCCTTGCTGATTCTTATTCCGTTGACCGTTTCAAAGTGTTGAATATTCCGACTAATACTTCAGGAACTTTCACTTGGAAAATTAATGATTCTTTGATTTCAGAAAATTCAACATTAGATTTCATCAGTCCTTACGCCAGAACTTATCCTTTGACTTTGCAGGTTGAAAGTAACGGAACGACTACAACTTACACCTCAAAAATCATTGTCAACAAAGAATCGGTTTCTTACAGTAAATACATTTCGAATGTTTTCGATTTCCGTCCTGCTGTTGGACAATTTATGAATGAGATTCCGGAATATTCTGCTGGAAATACATCGGAACAGATGATTCAGAAAGCGAAACAATCATTGGTTGGTTCCAATTCTTCGATGATTTCGTTGGGTGGATTTGGAGGTTATGTCACTTTTGGATTTGACCACACCATCCCAAATATGAATGGCAAAGATTTCAAGATTCTGGGCAATGCATTTTGGGGCGATTTGTCTGCGGAAGAACGTTCGGGCTCTTGCGAACCGGGAATCATTCTGGTAGCTTACGACAAAGATAAAAACGGAAAACCCGATGAAGACGAATGGTTCGAAATTGCAGGAAGCGAATATTTCAAAAATACAACCGTAAAGAATTACACAATTAATTACTTCAAACCCAACGAATCCAAACCGCCAGTTCCTGGAATAGAATATTGGGAAAACGATGTAGAATATATCAAGTGGACAGATAATCTGGGAAATTCAGGATTCAAAACAAAAAATGTTTTCCACATTCAAAGCTATTATCCGTTGTGGATTTCTGATGCTTCTTACAATTTTACGGGAACTAAGTTGGCTAATAATTACTACGACCAGAGTGGAAGCGGAACGTATTGGGTCGGAAAGTCTTATGCCTTCGGATACGCAGACAACGCACCGAATAACGACGAAGCTTCCAATATTGATATTTCTTGGGCTGTTGACAAGAACGGCAATTACGTCAAACTTCCCGGAATCGATTTCGTGAAAGTCTATACGGGAGTCAATCAGGAAGCGGGCTGGCTGGGCGAAGTTTCTACAGAAGTTGCCGGCGCTTACGATTTACACTTAAAATAAAATTCAACAATAATATTCTTTAAATCAATTAAAAATGAAAAAGTTTTATCTTTTCACATTGCTGTTGTTCTTTGCATTTTTTACCAATGCACAAGTCACAGTTCAGGGAGTTCCGAGAAATGACCTCAAAACGAATTCCATTAAAAAAACTCAATCTAAAAAAGCAGATTTCACAATGGATGATATCATCTATTGGGTGGGAACAGGTTCTAACAAAGCAGCTTTCGTCGTTCAATGGAATGATGCTAAAAATCCAGATGCTTTGGTATGGGGTTTTAAATGGGACGGAAATGCAACCGGCGAAGATATGCTGAAAGCGATTGCAAAAACCGATAAGCGTTTTTTTTCATTATTATACCAAGGAACACAATACGGAAGTGCAATTGGCGGACTTGGTTTTGACCTTGACGGAAAAGGAACAATCGGGCTTTACAATAATGGAAACACAACTTATCCACTATATCCGGTAGATGGATTTGTTAATACAACTGCTTATGATTTTGACAATTATACAGCGATTGATCCTAATGATCATTGGGGAGCTGGCTGGTACACCGGTTATTGGTCGTATTGGGTAAAAGATCCTACAGATACGGATTTCGGGTATTCTGGTTTAGGAGCAAGTAGCAGACAATTGCAGAATGGTTCCTGGGATATCTGGAATTTCAACCCAAATTTTGAAAGCTTTGATATCTCATCAACGATGACGCCTGTTTCCGCTTATTCTGCACAGGCAGATTTTACCAAAGGTTATTTTATGGTAAATGAAGATTGGTTTGGTCACACAAACGGTTCTGTGAACTTTGTTGGTGATAATAACCAAATCTATTATAGAGTTTACAGCGAGAAGAATAATAATCAGGCATTTGGAGCGACGACTCAGTTTGGAACAATCTACGGAGACAAATTCTATTTCATTTCCAAACAAGCAGCTGATGGTGGCGATACACAATACACACCTGGCGGAAGATTAGTAGTTGCGAATGCCACCACGATGGAGAAAATCAAAGGCTTTGACAACATCGGTGGAGGAGACGGACGTTCTTTCCTTGGTGTGAATGAAAAATTAGGCTACATCGGCGCATCCAACGGAATCTATACTTTCGATATCGAAAATCTGCAGGTTGGAACTTTGATTACGGGAACTGGCGGTGGAAGCCAATATGCTGGACAAATCGGAAATATGGTGAGAACTTCGCAGTATGTTTTTGCGGTTAAACAATCGACTGGAATTCTAATAATTGACCCGAAAACCAATACTTTGATTCAGACGATTTCCGGAGCTTTCCATTCTATTGTTCAGGCGAAGGACGGAAGTGTTTGGGCGATTCAAAAT
Protein-coding sequences here:
- a CDS encoding TonB-dependent receptor — protein: MVTRFTFRFYKTAVAIFVTASSLCFSQSKKDSVKETEIQKVNVYKKNFKEILPAQTLSGEQLERLNSESVADALRYFSGVQIKDYGGIGGLKTINIRSMGSQHVGVFYDGIQLGNAQNGLVDLGRFSLDDIEEISLYNGQKSEIFQPAKDFGSSGSIYLQPKTPSFKFNKKTNLVLRLKNSSIDLFNPSFRLEQKISERVSASFSSEFWQSDGIYRFRYHKKYPDGERAYDTIAKRFDSDIKAKRFETSLHGNQNNGSWNIRGYGYLSNRGIPGAIVNNRFGARGQRMIDENYFVQANFRKKLFPKLETQFKGKFAYDYTNYIDTVSSIKIKNQYIQREVYLSSSNIYSITPKWDFSANFDFQYNNLDAFGTGIYNFSFPTRYTSLAAFATTYEFNRFKFLGSLLGTFVHEDVEMNAKSPDKNEWTPAAFLSYQLSNDFTLRAFYKRMFRMPTFNDLYYTNIGNTFLKPEFTNQYNVGFTYQKFYKNQTFQSFYAKVDTYFNKVQDKIVAAPNGSMFRWTMYNLGEVEIIGTDVNLQAELQFGNVKIKPLLSYTYQSARDFSDRADPYFGDQIPYTPWHSGTFTLMSDYKDWSFNYSFMYVGERYDVSQNNIAFNYIQPWYTHDLSIQKKINWKNYQFKASLEVNNIFNQFYEVVLSYPMPGRNFKLIVSFTL
- a CDS encoding YncE family protein encodes the protein MRKLNLILMAFAFITLMSCRTDDIIIREEVEEGLAQPENTAIKGFYLLNEGNMGTNKATLDFFDYTTGTYHRNIYSEINPNVVKELGDVGNDIKIYGSKMYAVINVSNKIEVLEAKTAKRIKTINLENCRYVTFKDGKVYASSYAGPVVLDPNAPLGKIAEIDTVSLSIKREVVVGYQPEEMTIVGNNLYVANSGGYRFPNYDKTVSVVDLNTFTETKKIDVAINLHHITKDDDGDLYVSSRGDYYNVPSSLFLVDSKTGTVKKDFHIAVSEMTIVNGKLYYYGNEFNYNTHSYTKSFGIIDVKTEQIISNKIIDQEYVDAIKTPYGIAVNPITEDIYMTDARNYVSTGFVYCFDKNGKFKWKTEGGNIPAHFVFLYK
- a CDS encoding cell surface protein, which translates into the protein MKNYFLKFTLLSLITIGMIACKNDDDENTFSLADSYSVDRFKVLNIPTNTSGTFTWKINDSLISENSTLDFISPYARTYPLTLQVESNGTTTTYTSKIIVNKESVSYSKYISNVFDFRPAVGQFMNEIPEYSAGNTSEQMIQKAKQSLVGSNSSMISLGGFGGYVTFGFDHTIPNMNGKDFKILGNAFWGDLSAEERSGSCEPGIILVAYDKDKNGKPDEDEWFEIAGSEYFKNTTVKNYTINYFKPNESKPPVPGIEYWENDVEYIKWTDNLGNSGFKTKNVFHIQSYYPLWISDASYNFTGTKLANNYYDQSGSGTYWVGKSYAFGYADNAPNNDEASNIDISWAVDKNGNYVKLPGIDFVKVYTGVNQEAGWLGEVSTEVAGAYDLHLK
- a CDS encoding DUF5074 domain-containing protein, whose amino-acid sequence is MKKFYLFTLLLFFAFFTNAQVTVQGVPRNDLKTNSIKKTQSKKADFTMDDIIYWVGTGSNKAAFVVQWNDAKNPDALVWGFKWDGNATGEDMLKAIAKTDKRFFSLLYQGTQYGSAIGGLGFDLDGKGTIGLYNNGNTTYPLYPVDGFVNTTAYDFDNYTAIDPNDHWGAGWYTGYWSYWVKDPTDTDFGYSGLGASSRQLQNGSWDIWNFNPNFESFDISSTMTPVSAYSAQADFTKGYFMVNEDWFGHTNGSVNFVGDNNQIYYRVYSEKNNNQAFGATTQFGTIYGDKFYFISKQAADGGDTQYTPGGRLVVANATTMEKIKGFDNIGGGDGRSFLGVNEKLGYIGASNGIYTFDIENLQVGTLITGTGGGSQYAGQIGNMVRTSQYVFAVKQSTGILIIDPKTNTLIQTISGAFHSIVQAKDGSVWAIQNQKLININPTTFATTEYALSTATQYLGSWGAWNAGSFTYSNQQNALYWMNSVNAFTSGTKVVKFDVTTKTLDGNFITIPGQEGTYKQIPYGAALRVNPVSDELILNTTESGYGAHYQKNWIHTYSNTGALLNTKTLNDYYWFPAVTVFPDNTLPVVSSTFPSEINPSGITKIDLKTIVTDADNLSVSILKTIKSNSNTNAILAEINADEELVLTPQNAGTANIVVSFNSNGKVVDKTLTVISSSLAVNDNVKKINLSIYPNPTTDVLNIKTQDKIVEVSVFDVTGKAISTKLMDGKINVSQLLKGNYILRVTTDKAIYQEKFIKK